CGCCGAGGGTGACGCCGACCGCTTCTCGCTGCTGGTGGACCAGTACAAGGACGCGCCGGAAGTCACCCGCAAGCGCCTGTGGCTGGAGACCGTGCAGGAAGTGCTGTCGGGCAACCGCAAGGTCGTCGGCGGCGATTCTCGCCAGCTGATCTACGTGCCGATGGACGGCGCGACGGATGGTTCGGCACGCTCGTCGGGCTCGACCAACACCTCCTCCGCGCCGCTGCTGACGCCCGAGATGCTGTCCCCGGACACCTCGACCATCGCACCGTCGCCCTCGCGCACTGAACGCACCCCACGGCCGGCTGGCCGTCCGGAGGTAAACCGATGAGACATTCCATTTGGATCGCCGTCGCCGTCGCGGTGCTGCTGGGCCTGATGGGCTCCACCTACGTGGTCCGTGAGGGCCAGGTCGGCATGGTGCTCAACCTGGGCCGAGTGGCCCGGACCGGCATTGGCCCGGGCCTGCACTTCAAGGTGCCGCTGGTGGAAACCGCGCTGGTGTTCGATCGCCGCCTGACGGTGTTCAACGCCGAGCCCGAGCGTTACCTGACCTCCGAGCGCAAGGACGTCAGCGTCGACTTCTTCACCGTCGGCATGATCGAGGACGTGCGCGCGTTCTACCGGGCGACCGGTGGTGACGAGAGCCTGGCCGTGGACCGCCTGGCGCCGATCATCAAGGACTCGCTGCGCAACGAGATCAACTCGCGGACGCTGAAGGAGCTGGTCTCCGGCGATCGCGCCGAGATCATCGACCGCCAGCTGGCGGCGATCAACAAGGGCGCCAGCACGGTCGGGGTGAAGATTATCGACCTGCGCCTCAAGCAGATCGACCTGCCGACCGACAGCCAGGTCATCCAGGACGTCTACCGGCGCATGCGCGCCCAGCGCCACCAGGTGGCCAGCCGCCTGCGCGCGGAGGGTGCCGAGCAGGCCCAGACGATCCGCGCCGGCGCCGACAAGCAGCAGGCGGTGATCGTGGCGGAGGCCGAGCGTGACGCCCAGCGCCTGCGCGGTCAGGGCGATGCGGAAGCCGCGGCGCTGTACGCCAAGGCGGCCAACAAGGATCCGGCGTTCTATGCCTTCCAGCGCAGCCTGGAGGCCTATCGCGAATCCTTCAGCGACGGCAAGGGCGTGATCATGCTGGAGCGCAACGACGACTTCCTGAAGTACTTCGGCAACGATCGTTGAGCCGTTGCAATCCGCACGGGAGCACGGCATGACCGTCGAGCTGCTGTCGGCGCTGTCGCTGGTCGCCGTGCTGGAAGGGCTGTTCCTGTTCGCCGCCCCCGGTCGGTGGCGGCGCACGATGGAGCAGCTGCGTCAGCTGGATGACCGCCAGCTGCGCCAGATCGGCGGCGTCGTGCTGGCGGTGGGCGTGGGTTCGCTGTGGCTGGTGCGGCTAATGTAAACGGTCGCGTTTCCGGGCTGGCCTAGACCGCCGAAAACCCGGATAATGCGCAAAAGCCGGAGGGGCGAAAACCTCCCGGCTTTTTCTATGCGCGGAACTCTCCGCCCGGGTCGGCGTGCGCTGGCCCTCAAATGCTTCAGGAGCTTATGCAATGGGTCAGTCAGTCGTCGTTCTCGGTGCCCAGTGGGGCGATGAAGGCAAGGGCAAGATCGTCGACCTGCTGACCGAGCAGATCGGTGCGGTCGTGCGCTTCCAGGGCGGCCACAACGCCGGCCACACCCTGGTCATCAACGGCAAGAAAACCGTCCTGCACCTGATCCCCTCGGGCATCCTGCGCGAAGGCGCGCTGTGCCTGATCGGCAACGGCGTGGTGTTGCACCCCGGCGCGCTGCAGAAGGAAATCGGCGAGCTGGAGGCCGAAGGCGTCGAGGTCCGCTCGCGGCTGAAGATCAGCCCGGCCACCCCACTGATCATGCCGTACCACATCGCCCTGGATCAGGCCCGCGAAAAGGCCGCCGGCGGCAAGGCCATCGGCACCACCGGCCGCGGCATCGGCCCGGCGTACGAGGACAAGGTCGCCCGTCGCGGCATCCGCGTGGCCGACCTGCATTACCCCGAGCAGCTTGCCGAACTGCTGCGCAGCGCGCTGGATTACCACAACTTCGTGCTGACCAGGTACTTCAACGTCGAGGCGATCGACTTCCAGAAAACCCTGGACGATGCGCTGGCCTTCGGCGACTACGTCGAGCCGATGAAGTCCGACGTCGCCGGCATCCTCCACGACCTGCGCAAGCAGGGCCAGCGCGTCCTGTTTGAAGGCGCGCAGGGCTCGCTGCTGGACATCGACCACGGCACCTACCCGTACGTCACCTCGTCCAACACCACCATCGGCGGCGCGCTGGCTGGCACCGGCGTTGGCGCCGGCGCGGTCGACTACGTGCTGGGCATCGCCAAGGCGTACGCCACCCGCGTGGGCAGCGGCCCGTTCCCGACCGAGCTGCACGACGACATCGGCCAGGCCCTGCGCGACAAGGGCCAGGAGTACGGCGCCACCACCGGCCGCCCGCGCCGCTGCGGCTGGATCGACATCGTCGCGCTCAAGCGCGCCGTCGCGATCAACGGCATCAACGGCCTGTGCATCACCAAGCTGGACGTGCTGGACGGCCTGGAGAAGCTGAAGGTCTGCATCGGCTACCAGTACCGCGGCAAGCAGACCGAGTACGCACCGCTGGACGCGCAGGGCTGGGACGAGTGCGAGCCGGTGTACCTGGAGCTGCCGGGCTGGCAGGAAAGCACCCACGGCGTCACCGAGTGGGACAAGCTGCCGCCGGCCGCACGCGCCTACCTGCGTTCGCTGGAGGAACTGGCCGGCTGCCCGCTGGCGATTGTCTCCACCGGCCCGGACCGCGACCACACGATGATCCTGCAGGATCCGTGGGCGTAGTCGCCGGGTTGTATTGAGTGAAAAAAAGCCCCGCGGATGCGGGGCTTTTTTGTGAGGTTACCGGTTGGCCGGCCTGTCAATCAGTGGGGACGTTACACAGTTGCCACTGTGTCACGCCCTTGAACGCCGGAACCAGAAGAACTTCCTGCGATCCGTCGGAGTTCTCGCGCAGACAGAAGTATTGGCCATACATACGGCCCAGAGTGCGATCGCCCCGGCGCGATGGATTCGGTATTCCGGCATTGATTGATAGGCCATATCGCTCGCCTGGCCGAAGTTGCTCAGAAATTTGCTGCTGTGAGTCATTGGCTGGCCGGTATCCGTATGGGATGCAATCATCCGGATGTAGCCTCGTTTCCGGTTCCAGTGGAGTGATCCAACTCCATATCCGTTCCCATTTAGAATCCACGAACTTGCTAACGGAAATTGCAGCGATCGTTGGAGGTGTTTTCCGTGCTTCCTTGCTATCGGCGACGGAGAAGCACAGGCGGGAGTCTACAAT
This genomic interval from Lysobacter ciconiae contains the following:
- the hflC gene encoding protease modulator HflC, which encodes MRHSIWIAVAVAVLLGLMGSTYVVREGQVGMVLNLGRVARTGIGPGLHFKVPLVETALVFDRRLTVFNAEPERYLTSERKDVSVDFFTVGMIEDVRAFYRATGGDESLAVDRLAPIIKDSLRNEINSRTLKELVSGDRAEIIDRQLAAINKGASTVGVKIIDLRLKQIDLPTDSQVIQDVYRRMRAQRHQVASRLRAEGAEQAQTIRAGADKQQAVIVAEAERDAQRLRGQGDAEAAALYAKAANKDPAFYAFQRSLEAYRESFSDGKGVIMLERNDDFLKYFGNDR
- a CDS encoding DUF2065 domain-containing protein, translating into MTVELLSALSLVAVLEGLFLFAAPGRWRRTMEQLRQLDDRQLRQIGGVVLAVGVGSLWLVRLM
- a CDS encoding adenylosuccinate synthase; amino-acid sequence: MGQSVVVLGAQWGDEGKGKIVDLLTEQIGAVVRFQGGHNAGHTLVINGKKTVLHLIPSGILREGALCLIGNGVVLHPGALQKEIGELEAEGVEVRSRLKISPATPLIMPYHIALDQAREKAAGGKAIGTTGRGIGPAYEDKVARRGIRVADLHYPEQLAELLRSALDYHNFVLTRYFNVEAIDFQKTLDDALAFGDYVEPMKSDVAGILHDLRKQGQRVLFEGAQGSLLDIDHGTYPYVTSSNTTIGGALAGTGVGAGAVDYVLGIAKAYATRVGSGPFPTELHDDIGQALRDKGQEYGATTGRPRRCGWIDIVALKRAVAINGINGLCITKLDVLDGLEKLKVCIGYQYRGKQTEYAPLDAQGWDECEPVYLELPGWQESTHGVTEWDKLPPAARAYLRSLEELAGCPLAIVSTGPDRDHTMILQDPWA